The proteins below come from a single Columba livia isolate bColLiv1 breed racing homer chromosome 28, bColLiv1.pat.W.v2, whole genome shotgun sequence genomic window:
- the LOC135576511 gene encoding proline-rich protein HaeIII subfamily 1-like, translated as MPQPYQDPRDPHPRRAPRAFRAPSRAVPRRGGPCNAGGVQGGSWCSGPGHACPLRAGTGPGPAPGPAPANGPGNGAAPGPAPREPRPRGSAPESAVGRRGGTGTGRGRREDPPLQPPGRSGESCPDPQPHRSPNPTGALGTPSPAGTPNSQLYGDPPPYRDPQFYWDPQFYRDPPAPPGLPSLTRTPEILSLTGSPPPCRDPPASE; from the coding sequence ATGCCCCAGCCCTACCAAGATCCCCGGGACCCGCATCCCCGCCGGGCCCCCCGGGCGTTCCGGGCCCCCAGCCGTGCGGTGCCCCGGCGCGGCGGGCCCTGCAATGCCGGCGGTGTCCAGGGTGGGAGCTGGTGCTCCGGGCCGGGCCACGCCTGCCCGCTGCGAGCTGGGACCGGCCCGGGACCCGCACCGGGACCCGCACCCGCCAACGGGCCAGGTAACGGGGCCGCACCGGGACCGGCCCCGCGGGAGCCGCGACCCCGCGGAAGCGCCCCCGAAAGCGCCGTGGGAAGGCGGGGGGGCACCGGAACGGGAAGGGGGCGGCGGGAGGACCCCCCTTTGCAGCCCCCCGGTCGGAGCGGGGAGTCCTGCccggacccccagccccaccggAGCCCCAACCCCACCGGAGCCCTCGGaacccccagccctgccgggACGCCCAACTCCCAACTCTATGGGGACCCCCCGCCCTACCGGGACCCCCAGTTCTACTGGGACCCCCAATTCTACCgggaccccccagccccaccaggaCTTCCCAGCCTTACCAGAACCCCCGAGATCCTCAGCCTTACTGGGTCCCCCCCGCCCTGCAGGGACCCCCCAGCCTCAGAGTGA
- the CDC42SE1 gene encoding CDC42 small effector protein 1, which translates to MSDFWHKLGCCVVEKPQPKKRRRRIDRSMIGEPMNFVHLTHIGSGDMAAGEDLPMSGAVQEMRSKGGRERQWSSSRVL; encoded by the exons ATGAGCGACTTCTGGCACAAGCTGGGCTGCTGCGTCGTGGAGAAGCCACAGCCC aagaagaggaggaggcgGATCGACCGCTCCATGATCGGGGAGCCCATGAACTTCGTGCACCTGACGCACATCGGCTCTGGAGACATGGCCGCGGGAGAAGACCTGCCCATG AGCGGTGCCGTCCAGGAGATGAGGTCCAAGGGCGGCCGGGAGCGACAGTGGAGCAGCTCCCGCGTCTTGTAG
- the PRUNE1 gene encoding exopolyphosphatase PRUNE1 isoform X1, translated as MQRFVEGSRAALQHQRIVTEQENIRHHREIHVVMGNEACDLDSTVSALALAYFLAKTAPAPKAAFVPVLNIPRADFALRTETTFLLREQGVPAAALVFRDEIDLGGLHRAGLLALTLVDHHVLPGADAALEEAVVEVLDHRPLERDRAPGCRVTAEPVGSCATLVTERIAQGPPGVLDGPTAALLHGTILLDCVNLSPAAGKVTPRDVACVSLLEQRFPELPARDTIFQALQAAKFDVSGLTTEQMLRKDLKVLSSDELLLAVSAIYVDLETFLRRPGLLPELEGFCRARGYAGLVAMTISFNERNEPARQLAVYSQRETLRSAVCRALEEETSPSLQLQPLASPWPCVATYAQGNALASRKKVLPVLRAALGGPGPAGGPEDEVVPPPTPMNSLVEECPLAQAVPPLCPQDVLERVSRIAAGQPPGSPK; from the exons ATGCAGCGGTTCGTGGAGGGGAGCCGGGCGGCGCTGCAG CACCAAAGGATTGTCACTGAACAG GAGAACATCCGGCACCACCGTGAGATCCACGTGGTGATGGGCAACGAGGCCTGCGACCTGGACTCCACCGTCTCGGCTCTGGCCCTGGCGTATTTCCTGGCGAAG ACAGCCCCGGCGCCCAAAGCCGCCTTCGTCCCGGTGCTGAACATCCCCCGCGCCGACTTTGCGCTGCGCACGGAGACGACGTTCCTGCTGCGGGAACAGGGcgtccccgccgccgccctcgTCTTTCGGGACGAGATCGACCTGGGGGGGCTGCACCGCGCCGGGCTGCTGGCCCTGACGCTGGTCGATCACCACGTCCTGCCCGG CGCTGACGCCGCCCTGGAAGAGGCCGTGGTGGAGGTGCTGGATCACCGGCCCTTGGAGCGGGACCGGGCGCCCGGCTGCCGGGTGACGGCGGAGCCGGTGGGCTCCTGCGCCACCCTGGTGACCGAGCGCATCGCGCAGGGTCCCCCGGGCGTGCTGGACGGACCCACGGCCGCGCTGCTGCACG GCACCATCCTCCTGGACTGCGTCAACCTGAGCCCGGCGGCCGGCAAGGTGACGCCCAGGGACGTGGCGTGCGTGTCCCTGCTCGAGCAGAGGTTCCCCGAGCTGCCCGCCCGTGACACCATCTTCCAAGCCCTGCAAGCGGCCAAGTTCGACGTCTCAG GGCTGACGACGGAGCAGATGCTGCGGAAGGACCTCAAGGTCCTGTCCAGCGACGAGCTGCTCCTCGCCGTCAGCGCCATCTACGTGGACCTGGAG ACGTTCCTGCGCCGGCCCGGCTTGCTGCCGGAGCTGGAGGGGTTCTGCCGGGCTCGGGGCTACGCGGGGCTGGTGGCCATGACCATCTCTTTTAACGAGCGGAACGAGCCCGCGCGGCAGCTTGCCGTCTACAGCCAGCGAGAGACCCTCCGCAGCGCC GTGTGCCGGGCGCTGGAGGAGGAGACGTCGccatccctgcagctccagcccctggcGAGCCCCTGGCCCTGCGTGGCCACCTACGCGCAGGGCAACGCGCTGGCGTCGCGCAAGAAGGTGCTGCCGGTCCTGCGGGCAGCCCTGGGGGGGCCGGGGCCCGCGGGGGGGCCGGAGGACGAGGTGGTCCCGCCGCCCACCCCCATGAACAGCCTGGTGGAGGAATGTCCCCTGGCACAGGCCGTGCCgcccctctgtccccaggatGTCCTGGAGAGGGTCAGCCGCATCGCCGCGGGGCAGCCCCCCGGCTCCCCTAAAtga
- the PRUNE1 gene encoding exopolyphosphatase PRUNE1 isoform X2 encodes MQRFVEGSRAALQENIRHHREIHVVMGNEACDLDSTVSALALAYFLAKTAPAPKAAFVPVLNIPRADFALRTETTFLLREQGVPAAALVFRDEIDLGGLHRAGLLALTLVDHHVLPGADAALEEAVVEVLDHRPLERDRAPGCRVTAEPVGSCATLVTERIAQGPPGVLDGPTAALLHGTILLDCVNLSPAAGKVTPRDVACVSLLEQRFPELPARDTIFQALQAAKFDVSGLTTEQMLRKDLKVLSSDELLLAVSAIYVDLETFLRRPGLLPELEGFCRARGYAGLVAMTISFNERNEPARQLAVYSQRETLRSAVCRALEEETSPSLQLQPLASPWPCVATYAQGNALASRKKVLPVLRAALGGPGPAGGPEDEVVPPPTPMNSLVEECPLAQAVPPLCPQDVLERVSRIAAGQPPGSPK; translated from the exons ATGCAGCGGTTCGTGGAGGGGAGCCGGGCGGCGCTGCAG GAGAACATCCGGCACCACCGTGAGATCCACGTGGTGATGGGCAACGAGGCCTGCGACCTGGACTCCACCGTCTCGGCTCTGGCCCTGGCGTATTTCCTGGCGAAG ACAGCCCCGGCGCCCAAAGCCGCCTTCGTCCCGGTGCTGAACATCCCCCGCGCCGACTTTGCGCTGCGCACGGAGACGACGTTCCTGCTGCGGGAACAGGGcgtccccgccgccgccctcgTCTTTCGGGACGAGATCGACCTGGGGGGGCTGCACCGCGCCGGGCTGCTGGCCCTGACGCTGGTCGATCACCACGTCCTGCCCGG CGCTGACGCCGCCCTGGAAGAGGCCGTGGTGGAGGTGCTGGATCACCGGCCCTTGGAGCGGGACCGGGCGCCCGGCTGCCGGGTGACGGCGGAGCCGGTGGGCTCCTGCGCCACCCTGGTGACCGAGCGCATCGCGCAGGGTCCCCCGGGCGTGCTGGACGGACCCACGGCCGCGCTGCTGCACG GCACCATCCTCCTGGACTGCGTCAACCTGAGCCCGGCGGCCGGCAAGGTGACGCCCAGGGACGTGGCGTGCGTGTCCCTGCTCGAGCAGAGGTTCCCCGAGCTGCCCGCCCGTGACACCATCTTCCAAGCCCTGCAAGCGGCCAAGTTCGACGTCTCAG GGCTGACGACGGAGCAGATGCTGCGGAAGGACCTCAAGGTCCTGTCCAGCGACGAGCTGCTCCTCGCCGTCAGCGCCATCTACGTGGACCTGGAG ACGTTCCTGCGCCGGCCCGGCTTGCTGCCGGAGCTGGAGGGGTTCTGCCGGGCTCGGGGCTACGCGGGGCTGGTGGCCATGACCATCTCTTTTAACGAGCGGAACGAGCCCGCGCGGCAGCTTGCCGTCTACAGCCAGCGAGAGACCCTCCGCAGCGCC GTGTGCCGGGCGCTGGAGGAGGAGACGTCGccatccctgcagctccagcccctggcGAGCCCCTGGCCCTGCGTGGCCACCTACGCGCAGGGCAACGCGCTGGCGTCGCGCAAGAAGGTGCTGCCGGTCCTGCGGGCAGCCCTGGGGGGGCCGGGGCCCGCGGGGGGGCCGGAGGACGAGGTGGTCCCGCCGCCCACCCCCATGAACAGCCTGGTGGAGGAATGTCCCCTGGCACAGGCCGTGCCgcccctctgtccccaggatGTCCTGGAGAGGGTCAGCCGCATCGCCGCGGGGCAGCCCCCCGGCTCCCCTAAAtga